The proteins below come from a single Marinobacter arenosus genomic window:
- a CDS encoding integrase domain-containing protein, which translates to MKRRQRAQRGKQRNFGYGKQMLYAFSMALNALFGQRDHYGTRRTHKIRVRIFSEFCREHGVRDARNIDLELIEAYGSYLRHRLYAPYEWPDGRRDNMISVSYGHNLISTVNTCLYAMRRDEKLHLSARKALGVARSNVRKTQIKADIADTKTAADRMIASGNERGAAVVFLARAWGMRPEEAYLQDLDRMMREVSATGSAAILEGTKGGRKCRSRTISASEFQREALKFALCVRPAGSRCLLSETDNAITFYRRELGRCRRILKKCGIPSFRELRSGFAQDVYEEIVRGPSPLRGPIGDRVLDRVARQTVARLLGHGRPQVASSYIGGY; encoded by the coding sequence ATGAAACGAAGACAGAGGGCCCAGCGCGGCAAACAGCGCAATTTTGGCTATGGCAAGCAAATGCTATATGCCTTCAGCATGGCTTTAAACGCACTCTTTGGGCAGCGCGATCATTACGGGACCCGCAGAACCCATAAGATTCGAGTCAGGATCTTCTCCGAATTCTGCCGGGAGCATGGTGTTCGGGATGCTCGAAACATCGATCTGGAGCTCATTGAGGCATATGGCAGTTATCTGCGTCACCGCCTGTATGCCCCCTATGAGTGGCCTGACGGCAGACGCGACAACATGATTTCTGTGTCGTATGGGCATAATCTAATTTCCACGGTCAACACCTGCCTTTATGCGATGCGTAGGGACGAGAAGCTGCACCTTTCTGCTCGCAAAGCATTGGGCGTCGCCAGATCCAACGTACGAAAAACCCAGATTAAGGCGGACATAGCGGACACGAAAACCGCTGCAGATCGCATGATCGCATCTGGGAATGAGCGAGGAGCTGCAGTGGTATTTCTAGCGCGGGCCTGGGGCATGCGACCGGAAGAAGCCTATCTGCAGGACCTCGATCGTATGATGCGAGAGGTATCTGCCACAGGATCCGCCGCAATTCTGGAGGGCACGAAAGGCGGCCGGAAGTGCCGGAGCCGGACAATAAGCGCTAGTGAGTTTCAACGCGAGGCACTTAAATTCGCTCTCTGCGTTCGCCCAGCTGGTTCCCGGTGCCTGCTGTCGGAAACAGACAACGCGATCACCTTCTACCGTCGGGAGCTCGGACGCTGCAGGAGAATCCTGAAAAAATGCGGGATTCCGTCCTTCCGCGAATTGCGCAGCGGGTTCGCGCAGGACGTTTATGAGGAAATCGTGCGTGGACCCAGCCCACTCCGCGGCCCTATTGGGGATCGGGTACTGGATCGCGTTGCCCGTCAGACCGTTGCGCGCTTGCTGGGGCATGGCCGTCCCCAGGTGGCCTCGTCTTACATCGGAGGCTACTGA
- a CDS encoding MbcA/ParS/Xre antitoxin family protein, which yields MTNQKTEIENLLGQVKSAALELFEGDQQMAESWLSSPLPIIGNETPYHYMDSPERARQLLAIINRFEHGVWT from the coding sequence ATGACAAACCAGAAGACTGAGATTGAAAATTTGCTTGGCCAAGTGAAATCCGCTGCGCTGGAGCTTTTTGAGGGAGACCAGCAGATGGCTGAGAGTTGGCTTTCGAGTCCACTGCCGATTATCGGTAACGAAACTCCTTACCACTACATGGACTCTCCTGAACGGGCGAGGCAACTACTCGCCATCATCAATCGATTCGAGCACGGTGTTTGGACGTAG
- a CDS encoding helix-turn-helix transcriptional regulator: MFYSIKDISKRYGVSPKSIWRWIREGRFPKPVKLAPKTARWREADLRAYEEGLG, translated from the coding sequence GTGTTTTACAGCATCAAAGACATCAGCAAACGTTACGGAGTTTCTCCTAAGAGCATTTGGCGTTGGATTCGGGAAGGGCGCTTTCCGAAACCCGTCAAGCTTGCGCCTAAAACTGCTCGGTGGCGGGAGGCCGACTTGCGAGCCTATGAGGAGGGCCTTGGATAG